The Streptomyces sp. NBC_00510 genomic interval ACGGCGTAGCCCGTCCGCTCCGCGGTCTTGGAGTCCAGCGCGATCTCGGAGGAGGTCCGCGGGGCGCGTCCCTCGCGTAGCGGATAGCGGTCCGCACCGGCGTAGTTGCCGCCGCGGGTGGACCAGCCGTCGCCGACCAACCGGCCGTCCTTGCCGGCGATCGCGGTGAAGCCGGTGACGGTCGCGGTGGTGGACCCGGCGCCGGGCAGGCGGCCGATCTCGTCCACCAGCCGCTGGGGGAGCGGATGGTCGACGTCCCCGTAGGTGACGGCGACCGAGACGTCGGAGTAGCTCCTCGCGGAGGCCTTGCGGAGGGCATTGCCGATGGTGTCGGTGAACACCAGGGTGCCGGAGACGAAGGCGACGCCGAGCATCACGGCGAGCACGGTCATCAGCAGTCTGGCCTTGTGCGCGAGCACATTGCGCAGGGCGGTACGGAACATGTCAGGGCTTGTCTCTCGGTCGTGGCTCGTGGTCGGCGGCGCGGATCAGCTGGTGCGGCCCTTGGCGTCGAAGCGCTTCATGCGCTCCAGCACCGTGTCCGCGGTCGGGCCGTGCAGCTCGTCGACGATCCGCCCGTCGGCGAGGAAGACCACGCGGTCGGCGTAGGAGGCGGCGACCGGGTCGTGGGTGACCATGACGACCGTCTGGCCGAGCTCCTTCACGGAGTTGCGGAGGAAGCCGAGGATCTCCGCGCCGGAACGGGAGTCGAGGTTGCCGGTCGGCTCGTCGGCGAAGATGATCTCGGGCCGGCTGGCCAGTGCCCGGGCGACGGCGACCCGCTGCTGCTGTCCGCCGGACAGCTGGGAGGGCCGGTGCGACAGCCGCCCGGACAGTCCGACCGTCTCGACGACCCGGTCCAGCCACTGCTTGTCGGTCCTGCGGCCGGCGATGTCCATCGGGAGCGTGATGTTCTCCGCGGCCGTGAGCGTCGGCAGCAGGTTGAACGCCTGGAAGACGAAGCCGATCTTGTCCCGGCGGAGCTTGGTGAGCTGCTTGTCCTTCAGCGAGGACAGCTCGGTGTCGCCGATCCGCGCCGAGCCGGACGAGACGGTGTCCAGGCCCGCCATGCAGTGCATCAACGTGGACTTGCCCGAGCCCGAGGGGCCCATGATCGCGGTGTACTCGCCGGCGCGGAACTCGACCGTCACCGCGTCGAGCGCGACGACCCGGGTCTCGCCCTCCCCGTAGACCTTGCTCAGATCGGTGGCGCGGGCGGCCGTGGCCGTGGCGGTGGGGTGTGCGGTGGTGGTGGACGGCACGCTGCTCCTGTCGGGACGGGGGGAGTCGATCGGACCCCTCCATCGTCCCGACGGGAGACGTCGCCGGGATCCGTCCACATCGTGGTTCTGCAGGCAGTCCCGAGAGGTACGCGCGGACCCCCGCGTCCTACTTGGGGATGACGGGGACCCCGACATCCCGCCCCCGGGTGGAAGCGATTTCGCGTCATATGCAGCGGGTGCGGTCCGCCGTCCGGACCGCCCCGGGCCTGTGCTTTCCTCCGGGCGGAACGAATCTGATGGTCCGTCAGTCAGCCTTAAAATCAGACAACATGACGAATCCTGGGCCCTGTTCCACCCGCCCCGCCGGATAGGCTCGTACTGCGCTCTCGCACCGCCACGCCCGGATGGTGGAATGCAGACACGGCGAGCTTAAACCTCGCTGCCCCTTGCGGGCGTACCGGTTCAAATCCGGTTCCGGGCACTCACTTCCTCACCGGCGTGACACCACCGCCACGTTCTCAGCCCTGTTCCCGTTCCACCGGGAGCCACAGTTCGGCCTCCGCCTCGGTCCCGTCCGCGGACGGACGGGCGCGCAGGATCTCGGGGCCGGGGCGGCTGCGGTACGGGTTGGAGGGGAACCACTGGGTGAACACGTCCCGCCACAGCTCCTGGATGGCCTGCGGCGCCGGCCCGGAGGTGGTGAAGACCGCCCAGGTGCCCGCGGGGACGGGGAGGACCGTGGTGCCGTCGGGTGCGGCCGCCGTCGTGATCACCCCCTGGTGGTAGTCGAGCTCCGTGCCTTCGGCGCGGCTCGGGTCCAGGTCGTCGCAGACCGCGACGACCCCCCGCGGTTCCTGGTCCGACAGTTCCTCCAGACGTGCCATGAGCCGCGGGTCGATCCCGCGGACGAAGTCGACGATCGCCTGGTTCGGCCCCGAGTGCACCAGGGGGACCCGGGCCTTGAGGCCGACGACCCTGAAGTCCGGCCTGTCCACGACGCGGTAACGCATGCTGCTGCTCCCTTCGACGGTGAGGCGGAAGGCCAACCGGGGCTGGGAGACCAGCGCGGCGCCGGTGCGCCGGGCCTCGCCCGGCCCGACCCCGTGCACGGCGCGGAACGCCCGCGCGAAGGCCTCGCCCGATCCGTACCCGTAGCGCACCGCGACCTCCAGCAGCGTCGCGGGCCCCGCGAGCACCTCCGCGCCGGCGACGGTCAGCCGGCGGCGCCGTACGTACTCCGAGAGCGGCATGCCCGCGAGCGCGGAGAACATCCGGCGCAGGTGGTACTCCGAGGTGCCCGCGACACGCGCCAGCGCGGCCACGTCGACCTGCCCGTCGAGATGGTGCTCGATGTGCTCCAGGGCCTGGTTGAGACGTTCCAGCACTCCCGGTCCCCTTCCTCTTCCACGACCCCACGCTAGGCGTCGGGCACCCCGCCGGACCCGACATCCCGTGCCCGGTCGGGTCGGGTGGCCGCGACGTCCGCCGCCGCACGGGCGAACGCGCGGACCCGGGCCGTGGTGTTGCCGTGCCGCCACACCAGACCGCGCTCGATGGGCGGTGCGTCGTGGAGGGGGACGTAGGCGAGGTCCGGCCGGGGGTAGTAGCGGCGGGCGTGCTCCCCGACGGGGAGGACGCCCCGGCCCAGCGCCACCAGGGTGAGCATCTCGGAGAACGACCCGCCGGCCGGGCCCCTCGGGACCGGACGGCCCGACGGGGTGCGCTCCGGGGTGCGGTCCCGCTTGAACGCCACCGAGGTCACCTCCGGGTACTGCACCACGGGGTGGTCCGCGAGCACCTCGAGCGACACCGACTCCCGGCCGGCCGCCGGGTGCCCCGCGGCCACCGCGAGCACCCGGCGCTCCCTGAGCAGCACCGGTCCGCGGGCCATCCCGTCGAAGGGGAAGGAGGCGAGGAGGACGTCGACGGAACCGTCCAGCAGGCTCGCCCGGGAGGTGGCCAGCTGGACCTCGCGCACGTCGACCCGGCAGTCGGGGTGGCGCTCGGAGAACAGCCGGACCACGCTCAGCAGCGTGGGCGCCGTGCCCTCGCCGAGGAAGGCCACGCGCAGTGCGCCGGTGATGCCGCGGCCGGCGTCGGCGGCCCTGCGCAGCGCCTCCTCCATCCCGGTGACGAGGGGGAGCAGATCGTCGGCGAGCCGCCTGCCGACCGGGGTGATCCGGACGCTGCGGCTGTTCCGCTCGAAGAGCGGGCAGCCGATGCGGCGTTCCAGCTTGCCCACCACCTGGCTGACCCGCCCGGTGGTGACGCCCAGGCGCTCTGCGGTCCGGCCGAAGTGCAGCTCCTCGGCGAGGGTGAGGAAGGCCTCGATCTCCACCCGCTCCAGCACGCTTCCCCCTCGGCGTTGAATTCCGCTCAACGATCGTACGGCGATCATGCCTTGATGGCGGCGGCCCCCCGGCGGATCGTGGAGGACGTCCACGGCACACCACATCTGGAGGAGACATGACCGTGCTGCGCGTGAAGGCCTTCGACCACCTGGTCCTCAACGTCGCCGACGTCGAGCGGTCCCTGGCCTTCTACACCGGACCGCTCGGCCTGGAACCGGTGCGCGTCGACGAATGGCGCGCGGGGAAGGCCCCGTTCCCGTCGGTGCGGGTCACCCGGGAGACCATCATCGACCTGGTCGCCGGGCCCCGCGGCGAGTCCAACGTCGACCACATCTGCCTCACCGTGGAACCGCTGGACTGGGAAGAGGTCGTCGCGTCCGGGGTGTTCACGGTGCTGGAGGCCAACGTGCGGAGGTTCGGCGCGCGCGGCTCCGCCCTGTCGACCTACGTCGAGGACCCGGACGGCAATACGGTCGAACTGCGCTGGTACCCGCAGGACGCGCAGGACTG includes:
- a CDS encoding ABC transporter ATP-binding protein; the encoded protein is MPSTTTAHPTATATAARATDLSKVYGEGETRVVALDAVTVEFRAGEYTAIMGPSGSGKSTLMHCMAGLDTVSSGSARIGDTELSSLKDKQLTKLRRDKIGFVFQAFNLLPTLTAAENITLPMDIAGRRTDKQWLDRVVETVGLSGRLSHRPSQLSGGQQQRVAVARALASRPEIIFADEPTGNLDSRSGAEILGFLRNSVKELGQTVVMVTHDPVAASYADRVVFLADGRIVDELHGPTADTVLERMKRFDAKGRTS
- a CDS encoding AraC family transcriptional regulator, encoding MLERLNQALEHIEHHLDGQVDVAALARVAGTSEYHLRRMFSALAGMPLSEYVRRRRLTVAGAEVLAGPATLLEVAVRYGYGSGEAFARAFRAVHGVGPGEARRTGAALVSQPRLAFRLTVEGSSSMRYRVVDRPDFRVVGLKARVPLVHSGPNQAIVDFVRGIDPRLMARLEELSDQEPRGVVAVCDDLDPSRAEGTELDYHQGVITTAAAPDGTTVLPVPAGTWAVFTTSGPAPQAIQELWRDVFTQWFPSNPYRSRPGPEILRARPSADGTEAEAELWLPVEREQG
- a CDS encoding LysR family transcriptional regulator, with translation MLERVEIEAFLTLAEELHFGRTAERLGVTTGRVSQVVGKLERRIGCPLFERNSRSVRITPVGRRLADDLLPLVTGMEEALRRAADAGRGITGALRVAFLGEGTAPTLLSVVRLFSERHPDCRVDVREVQLATSRASLLDGSVDVLLASFPFDGMARGPVLLRERRVLAVAAGHPAAGRESVSLEVLADHPVVQYPEVTSVAFKRDRTPERTPSGRPVPRGPAGGSFSEMLTLVALGRGVLPVGEHARRYYPRPDLAYVPLHDAPPIERGLVWRHGNTTARVRAFARAAADVAATRPDRARDVGSGGVPDA
- a CDS encoding VOC family protein produces the protein MTVLRVKAFDHLVLNVADVERSLAFYTGPLGLEPVRVDEWRAGKAPFPSVRVTRETIIDLVAGPRGESNVDHICLTVEPLDWEEVVASGVFTVLEANVRRFGARGSALSTYVEDPDGNTVELRWYPQDAQD